CAGCCACTGGGCCAGCCCGTAGACGAGTAGCAACCCCATGAACAGTGCGATCCAGAAGCAGGCGGTGGCGAAGGCGTTTCTCGGCGAAAAGATCTCGCCCAACACTGCGCGCCAGCCGAGGCCGGTTTCCCTGGGCGCGCTTCCCGCAGGAACGGGAACGCCAAGTCGAGCAGCAAGCCGCCTCGCATTCTCACCTCGCCCCTTCGCAACCAGGAAATCAAGCGACTCGGGCAGCAACCATGCCATAATGGGCACGAACAATATCGGCAGCGCGCCGACAAGAACGACTGGCCGCCATCCATAATCCGGCAACAGCCATCTACCGACGAGCGCAGCGGCAAACAGGCCCAGCGAATAGCCGGAATACATGATGCCGTAGTTGAGATTCTTCTTCGCGGTCGGCGAATATTCGATGGTCAGCGCAGCCGCCAGAGGAATGATGCCGCCGAGGCCAAGACCGGCGGCAAAACGGCTGACGCCGAACCATGTCGGTGTCGGAGACCATGCGGTGACAGCCGTGCAGACGGCGAACAGCGAGAGGCAGGCGAGAAACATCGGCTTGCGGCCATAGAGATCGCTGAGCGTGCCGACGACAATACCACCAACAAGCATGCCGAAGACAGTATAGCTGCCCATCGCCCCCAGCTGGAGCGGCGTGAGGTGCCAGACATTGTCGGTGGACAGCGCCGGCAGAATGGCGCCGAGAACGCCGACATCGTAGCCCTCCGCAAAGATCGCCAGCCAGCAAATGAGCACGACGACGAGGCTTCTGGCATGCGAAATCTCACCGCCGCGAGGACTTGAAAGGTCCTTCGCAGCGCCATTTCGAAGAGTGTCCATGCGACTGTTCCCTTTTGGAATTGTCGGTCTTGGCCGATATTATTTGCGCCCGGCGTAGTCGTGTCAGAGTGTCCCGACCGTTTTGAGCGCTCCGTCGAGCGCCGTACCCTTTTCGTCCAGAAGTGCTGCCTGCCGCAGCCGCCTCATCCAGGCAGCTCCATCCTCGCGGTCGCGCAAGAGCGGCAGAGCCGACATGACGCGATCGAATTTCGAAAGCCCGCGCGCATGCGTATCGGAATAGCCTTTGACGAGGCGGCGGTTGCCGAGCACCTCGACGGCGAGATCGTAATTCGCGGCCAGCAGATTGGATGCTGCAGCAAGCCAGGTCTCGCGATGCTCCACCTCGCGGGCATGCCGCAATGTACCGCGACGGATGCGCCGCAGCGCCGAGACCATATAGAGGCCGAGGAACCAGAACAGCGTACCGGTCTGAACGCGGCGTCCCTTGTTGATGAAGCGGTCGAGCCGCGCAAATAGGCGCGGCCGGCTTTCGATCCAGAGACCCATCGCCTTCGGCATGGTGCCACAGACCTCCTCCATGCGCGGATGCATATACTCGGTCATGTAGACGATCTGATCGTCCTTGGCGCCGACCTCCTTGCGTACCCGCTCGAAGCGGGAATCGCGAACCTTGAGATCGGCAACGCGAATGACATCATCGTAAGCCATGGCAACCGCAACATATTTCGCCGCCTGCACGGTGAAGGCGAAATCCTTATTCGCACCATCAGCCTTTCGATCAAGCGCATGAAGTACCGCGACACGGCTCAAATACTCATCGGCATAGGCCGGGTCCTGATAATCGGTCAGCTTCTTGACGCCGGCAAACAGCAGCGGCCAGGCAACTTCCGGAAATTCCGAGCGGATGCGATTGACCAGCCGATCCAGAGCCGGATGACCGGCCGTCTCGGGCAGAGCATCGAAATGCTTCGGCGGCGTTGCGGAAACCGCATCGCGCGGCTTCTCCTTGACACGCTCAAAGGCGGCGTTGAATGCCTTCAGGCTAGGCTCGATGCCCTTGCCGCCGGCGCGTATCATCGCTTCGAAAGCCTGCTTGCCGAACGGCAGCGCACCGGAACCAGCCAAAGCGCCGAACATGGAAGCGGAAATCACGCTGCCGTTCCTGACGGCCATCGTTTCCATATCGAAGGCGATGGTGCGCTTGGCAGCGAAATCCGTGGCATCGACCACCACCTCGGCATTGCCGATGCCATCGCCCGGCTTTTCCTTTTCCGCAACCGCAAAGGAGCGATGCGTCGACGCGATCAGCAGCGTCTTGTCCGGCGTGACGAGGCCGCGCAGCACGGAACGGCCGGCCTCCATCAACTCGGCCGCCATGACGACATCGACATCGCCAGGCGTCGGCATCAGTGAAAAGATCGGCGCGTGACCATCCTTCGCCGGCAGCATCTCGATATAGTAGATCGTCGCACCCGTTCGCTGGGCAACGCCCGGCACGGAGGTCGTCTGCGCCATCCAGCCCTCGGCCTCGGCAAGGCCGACGATCCAGTCGGCTAGTACGCCGCCGCCCTGCCCGCCCATGGCGAGAACGGCAAGCGACAATGGCTTGTCTGTCGAAAGCCTGACAGCACCGAGATCACTCATGCTCACATGCTCGTTCATCTCGCCCTCTCAATCTGAAAAGACGATGCGGCCGGCGCGGCGACGCGCCTGCAGCCAGCCGATGATGCTGGAGCGCATGCGAGCCACAAAGCGATCCCAGCCCGTCGGGTTATGGATGATATCGGCACGATAGAAGGAGGGACAGAGCACCGCCGCCTCCGAAACCTCGCCGCAATTGCCGCAGCCGACGCAATTATTGTCGATCGCCGCCACCGGATCGTCCTTCAAGGGGTCGTCGGTATGCTTGACCGACAACGAAGGACAGCCGGAAAGACGGATGCAGGCGTGATCGCCGGTGCAGACATCTTCGTCCACGCCGAAGCGCTCCTTGACCATGCGCTTGCCGTCCTTGACAGCCTTGGCAAACTGCGGCTTCACGCGGCGCTGCTTGTTGAGCATGCATTCCGAGGAGGCGACGATGATCTTCGGCCCCGGCTCCCTAGAGGTCAGAG
The Rhizobium sp. 11515TR DNA segment above includes these coding regions:
- a CDS encoding MFS transporter, coding for MDTLRNGAAKDLSSPRGGEISHARSLVVVLICWLAIFAEGYDVGVLGAILPALSTDNVWHLTPLQLGAMGSYTVFGMLVGGIVVGTLSDLYGRKPMFLACLSLFAVCTAVTAWSPTPTWFGVSRFAAGLGLGGIIPLAAALTIEYSPTAKKNLNYGIMYSGYSLGLFAAALVGRWLLPDYGWRPVVLVGALPILFVPIMAWLLPESLDFLVAKGRGENARRLAARLGVPVPAGSAPRETGLGWRAVLGEIFSPRNAFATACFWIALFMGLLLVYGLAQWLPQIMRKSGYDLGDSLLFLAVFSFTSAIGGIVLGQWADRFGVRLTVTLSYLLGAVGIALLAFKGSIWLNYTVVAIAGFGTVSASLILTGYLAAYLQPFVRAAGTGWALSFSRIGALSGPLMGGYIASLNVGPEWNFYIFAIVAAIAALATTLIPNRR
- a CDS encoding indolepyruvate oxidoreductase subunit beta family protein yields the protein MNEHVSMSDLGAVRLSTDKPLSLAVLAMGGQGGGVLADWIVGLAEAEGWMAQTTSVPGVAQRTGATIYYIEMLPAKDGHAPIFSLMPTPGDVDVVMAAELMEAGRSVLRGLVTPDKTLLIASTHRSFAVAEKEKPGDGIGNAEVVVDATDFAAKRTIAFDMETMAVRNGSVISASMFGALAGSGALPFGKQAFEAMIRAGGKGIEPSLKAFNAAFERVKEKPRDAVSATPPKHFDALPETAGHPALDRLVNRIRSEFPEVAWPLLFAGVKKLTDYQDPAYADEYLSRVAVLHALDRKADGANKDFAFTVQAAKYVAVAMAYDDVIRVADLKVRDSRFERVRKEVGAKDDQIVYMTEYMHPRMEEVCGTMPKAMGLWIESRPRLFARLDRFINKGRRVQTGTLFWFLGLYMVSALRRIRRGTLRHAREVEHRETWLAAASNLLAANYDLAVEVLGNRRLVKGYSDTHARGLSKFDRVMSALPLLRDREDGAAWMRRLRQAALLDEKGTALDGALKTVGTL